The proteins below are encoded in one region of Candidatus Thiodiazotropha sp. LNASS1:
- a CDS encoding Lon protease family protein gives MTTRALPPETLRRHCDPDQFNFDTTDELKDLEGFIGQERATESLHFGLGVEHKGYNLYALGPAGAGKSAMVRKFLKALAAERPIPSDWCYVNNFSDARKPRAVSLPAGKGVMFKEEMEQLVIGLQEAIPLVFESDEYHTRRQAKEDRLEERQENAMAAMQKKAEEKHIALINTPTGFTLGPKQNDKILGPEQFHKLPEKEQAAIEKDVKALQEELRRTLHAIPQWQKEAREEISKLNREMTASAVHHLIDAVREKYRDNEAVIVYLDRVEDDVINNYQQFLPRDERKPTLFGLPLSQQEEGPPWHYRYRVNLLLAHEANGGAPIVYEDLPGYNNLVGRIEHRAHLGALETDFTMIRPGALHRANGGYLILDALKLLFQPFAWETLKRVLQSGEIRIESLAQITSLISTQSLEPEPIPLQVKVVLLGERHIYYLLQALDPEFDELFKVAVDFDDDLVRDSHNEHQYGQLVATLARQHKLRPLDRYAVARVIDHSMRLADDNERLSSHMRSLTDLIQQADFWAGEQEHKLISRDDVQQAIEARIHRADRVQRRLQDEVVRGTLMIATDGEVVGQINGLSVMLLGDQRFGHPNRITARARLGKGQVVDIEREVELGGPIHSKGVYILSGFIAGRYVPDYPLSLSASLVFEQSYGGVEGDSASSAELYALLSALSGLPIKQQFAVTGSVNQMGEVQAIGGVNEKIEGFFDICRTRGLSGDQGVLIPTANIKHLMLREDVVQAVKVGEFAVYPIDNIDQGIALLTGAPAGTRDENGEFPEDSVNGRVEASLIRFSERMQSTGEMAIMVTGEDQ, from the coding sequence ATGACCACTCGCGCACTGCCCCCCGAAACCCTGCGCCGCCATTGCGACCCGGATCAGTTCAACTTCGACACCACCGATGAACTGAAGGATCTGGAGGGCTTTATCGGCCAGGAACGGGCCACCGAATCACTCCATTTCGGCCTCGGGGTCGAACATAAGGGCTACAACCTCTATGCACTGGGTCCTGCCGGCGCGGGAAAATCCGCTATGGTCAGGAAATTTCTCAAGGCCCTGGCAGCGGAACGTCCCATCCCGTCCGATTGGTGTTATGTCAACAATTTCAGTGATGCCCGCAAACCTCGTGCGGTCTCCCTGCCTGCCGGTAAAGGGGTGATGTTTAAGGAGGAGATGGAGCAGCTTGTCATTGGCCTGCAGGAGGCGATACCCCTGGTATTCGAAAGCGATGAATACCATACCCGCAGACAGGCCAAGGAAGACCGACTCGAAGAACGCCAGGAAAATGCCATGGCGGCGATGCAGAAAAAGGCGGAGGAGAAGCATATCGCCCTGATCAACACCCCGACAGGCTTTACTCTGGGGCCAAAACAGAATGACAAGATCCTTGGTCCGGAACAGTTCCATAAACTCCCGGAGAAGGAACAGGCGGCGATCGAAAAGGATGTCAAAGCGCTACAGGAGGAGCTGCGTAGAACCCTGCACGCCATCCCCCAGTGGCAGAAAGAAGCGCGGGAGGAGATCAGCAAACTGAACAGGGAAATGACCGCTTCGGCGGTACACCACCTGATCGATGCGGTGCGGGAGAAATATCGGGATAACGAGGCAGTCATCGTCTATCTGGACCGGGTAGAGGATGACGTGATCAATAACTATCAGCAGTTCCTCCCCCGCGATGAACGCAAACCCACACTGTTCGGCCTCCCCTTGAGCCAACAGGAGGAAGGGCCGCCCTGGCACTACCGCTATCGGGTCAACCTGCTATTGGCTCACGAGGCCAATGGCGGCGCACCGATCGTCTATGAAGATCTGCCAGGCTACAACAATCTGGTGGGCCGCATCGAACATCGCGCTCATCTGGGTGCGCTGGAGACCGATTTCACCATGATAAGGCCAGGAGCCCTACATCGGGCCAATGGCGGTTATCTGATTCTCGACGCGCTCAAGCTGCTGTTCCAACCCTTTGCCTGGGAGACCCTGAAACGGGTTTTGCAATCGGGTGAAATACGCATTGAATCCCTGGCCCAGATCACCAGCCTGATCAGTACCCAATCCCTCGAACCCGAACCGATTCCACTGCAAGTCAAGGTTGTGCTGCTCGGGGAACGGCATATCTATTATCTGCTGCAGGCCCTCGATCCGGAGTTCGACGAGCTGTTCAAGGTCGCGGTGGATTTCGACGATGACCTGGTGCGCGACAGTCACAACGAGCACCAATATGGGCAACTGGTCGCCACCCTCGCACGACAGCACAAACTGCGCCCGTTGGACAGGTACGCGGTGGCGCGGGTGATCGATCACAGCATGCGGCTGGCAGACGACAACGAACGCCTCAGCAGCCACATGCGCTCCCTCACCGACCTGATCCAGCAGGCCGACTTCTGGGCCGGTGAACAAGAGCATAAACTGATCTCCAGGGATGATGTGCAACAAGCCATCGAGGCCCGGATCCACCGCGCTGACAGGGTACAGCGGCGACTGCAGGATGAGGTTGTCCGAGGCACCTTGATGATTGCCACCGACGGTGAAGTCGTGGGTCAGATCAACGGTCTCTCTGTAATGCTGCTCGGTGATCAGCGCTTCGGCCACCCCAACCGCATCACCGCCCGCGCCCGACTCGGCAAAGGCCAGGTCGTGGACATCGAGCGGGAAGTGGAACTGGGCGGTCCGATCCACTCCAAGGGCGTCTATATCCTTTCCGGATTCATCGCCGGACGCTATGTGCCGGATTACCCGCTGTCACTCTCCGCCAGTCTGGTCTTCGAGCAGTCCTACGGCGGGGTCGAGGGCGACAGTGCCTCGTCCGCCGAACTCTACGCCCTGCTCTCGGCACTCTCAGGCCTCCCCATAAAACAGCAGTTTGCCGTCACCGGATCCGTCAACCAAATGGGAGAGGTTCAGGCCATCGGCGGGGTCAATGAAAAGATCGAGGGTTTCTTCGACATCTGCCGGACGCGGGGTTTGAGTGGTGACCAGGGGGTATTGATCCCCACTGCCAACATCAAACATCTGATGCTGCGCGAGGATGTGGTGCAGGCAGTGAAAGTGGGCGAGTTCGCCGTCTATCCCATCGATAACATCGACCAGGGCATTGCGTTGCTGACCGGCGCCCCCGCCGGCACGCGGGACGAAAATGGCGAGTTTCCCGAGGACAGCGTCAACGGCCGCGTGGAGGCGAGCCTGATCCGCTTTTCGGAACGCATGCAGTCAACGGGTGAAATGGCCATCATGGTAACCGGAGAGGATCAATGA
- a CDS encoding BCAM0308 family protein, with amino-acid sequence MSQNTTYTSVKRRDRLLKERSIDAYRSERKLPDPTLCQICGAVFTGGRWQWCEVLPIEAKETRCPACQRIHDRVPAGYLTLSGAFFNEHRKEIMRLIHNHVERQRTRHPLQRIIDTHMKESGDMEITFTEFHLPKGVGEALKNAYQGELQIHFPEASGQVRASWSR; translated from the coding sequence ATGTCTCAAAATACAACCTACACATCAGTCAAGAGAAGGGACAGACTACTCAAGGAAAGAAGTATTGATGCCTATCGAAGTGAACGTAAACTGCCAGACCCCACGCTATGCCAGATATGTGGTGCGGTGTTTACAGGTGGACGTTGGCAGTGGTGTGAGGTTCTCCCCATAGAGGCCAAAGAGACCCGCTGCCCTGCCTGCCAGCGCATCCATGACAGGGTGCCAGCCGGATATCTAACCCTCAGCGGCGCCTTTTTCAATGAGCACAGAAAGGAGATCATGCGGCTGATTCACAATCATGTTGAAAGGCAGCGGACCCGGCATCCACTGCAGCGCATCATCGATACACATATGAAGGAATCCGGCGATATGGAGATCACATTCACGGAATTTCATCTGCCGAAAGGGGTTGGCGAGGCGCTGAAAAATGCCTACCAGGGAGAACTCCAGATTCACTTTCCGGAGGCATCCGGGCAGGTGCGGGCCAGTTGGTCGCGCTGA